A window of Candidatus Poribacteria bacterium genomic DNA:
TCTGTATCGACGCGGTTTACCTATTGGACGGATGATTACCGATCACTTTCCACTTGTCGAAGCGCAGACAGCGTTTAGCAAATTTGCCAACGGCGAAGCGGGTAAGGTGATGCTTGAACCGTAAGCGGTTAATTTGATGTTGACACGGTTTTAGCACAATGATATATTTATTTTTCGCTATAGATAGATATGAGCTTTTCTCAGAAGCAGTGTGTGAAGAGTAATACGTAAAGGAGAAATAATGGATCTCGGACTCAAGGATAAGGTTGCAGTCGTTGGGGCATCAAGCAAAGGGCTTGGCAAAGCCATCGCGCTCGGTTTGGCGGAAGAGGACGCGAAGGTGACAATCTGCGCGCGGGATGCAGATACATTGGAGGAGACAGCCGCTGAGATTCGTGAAAAAACGGGGACAGAAGTCTTGGCAGTTCCAGCGGACGTCAGTCAGCCGGAGCAGGTTAGTGGGTTGATCGCCAAAGCCATCGATCGATTCGGCGGAATTGATATTCTGGTCAGTAATGCCGGTGGTCCCAAGGCGGGCCGGTTCGCAGATCTATCTCCCGAAGATTATCAAGCTGCACTGCACCTTAACCTACTCAGCACGATTAATCTATGCCGGGGCGTTGTGCCAAGCATGAAGACAAGGGGTGGAGGGTGTATAATCAATCTCACCTCTATTTCCGTCAAACAGCCCGTAGATGGATTGATGCTGTCTAACATGGCACGGACCGGCGTCATCGGATTCGCCAAAACACTTGCGTCTGAGCTAGCACCAGATAATATTCTTATAAATAATGTCTGTCCGGGGGTCATCTTCACCGACCGGATTAAACAGCTAGCCACTGTGAGAGCGGAGGAGGCAGGTATCACGTATGAGGAAGCCCTCGCAAATATGACCCAAGATATACCACTCGGTCGGATTGGTGATCCTAAAGAATTCGCCAATCTGGTTGTGTTCCTCGCCTCCGGACGCGCAAGCTATATCACCGGCACCACAATCCAAGTGGATGGCGGTATGGCAAAGGGGCTGTTATAATTGCAAAAACCGGGACAACCGGTGAGTGGAGATACCGCACACCGTCCCCCAACCCTGTCGGTTATCATTCCAGCCTTCAATGAGGCAGATACGATTCGGCAGGTTGTTGAAGCGGTTAAGGGACTACCAATTGACACGGAGATCATCGTCGTCAACGATGGCTCGACCGATGAGACATCTGAGATCTTGGAACAGATGTGCGATGAACCGAGGTTAAAAATTTTTCAGTACAGAGAGAACCGTGGAAAAGGGGCAGCGATTCGACTTGGACTGGAGCAGGTCACCGGTCAGTTTGTGGTCATTCAAGATGCCGACCTTGAACTCTGCCCGAGAGATCTGATACCAATTATAGAAGTGTTGCAAAAAGGTATTGCCAAAGTGGTCTACGGTTCAAGATTCCTAAACGGTAAAAAACGGGCAAGCCTGAGAACCTACATAGCGAATCGTCTGCTTGCTAGTTTCGCAAATCTGTTGTATCATGTA
This region includes:
- a CDS encoding SDR family oxidoreductase, which produces MDLGLKDKVAVVGASSKGLGKAIALGLAEEDAKVTICARDADTLEETAAEIREKTGTEVLAVPADVSQPEQVSGLIAKAIDRFGGIDILVSNAGGPKAGRFADLSPEDYQAALHLNLLSTINLCRGVVPSMKTRGGGCIINLTSISVKQPVDGLMLSNMARTGVIGFAKTLASELAPDNILINNVCPGVIFTDRIKQLATVRAEEAGITYEEALANMTQDIPLGRIGDPKEFANLVVFLASGRASYITGTTIQVDGGMAKGLL
- a CDS encoding glycosyltransferase family 2 protein — translated: MQKPGQPVSGDTAHRPPTLSVIIPAFNEADTIRQVVEAVKGLPIDTEIIVVNDGSTDETSEILEQMCDEPRLKIFQYRENRGKGAAIRLGLEQVTGQFVVIQDADLELCPRDLIPIIEVLQKGIAKVVYGSRFLNGKKRASLRTYIANRLLASFANLLYHVRLTDEATCYKAFNTSLIASLNLTAQGFEFCPEVTAKVLRAGYHIHEVPISYFPRTKAGGKKLQFWQEGIRAGWTLFKYRFVPTSKILKK